tttgtttcGTTAACTTCCTATATATCCCACCCTAACTGGTAACCCTGAATTGATCAAAATTCGAATAGCACTGTCTGAAGATgcatgcatatcaatatgactaatcgtGGCTGTAATgaagttattttggattttgtgtcggcaataaagaaaatgataaatcgtagaataaataaaaaaaaattatttagcaataagataagaaatataGAGATGTTTGAAAAAACACAAAGAAATCACACTTCCACATGCACACACCCATACTCTCTCAccgagaaagaaaatataaataaacctggcaatattgacaatcaatataacgtataactgtcaagacaattcaatagtcaatacaacaaatatttcattccaggctgaaaatataactggtaataaatgtattacaaaatggTTCAAATAGTAGCAAATTCCGCTAACTACAGAAAAAGTTAAACAGTAGTAAATTacgttttgtaaataaaacatttctcaaattcctttttgataaaatgttaatttactgaaactcaatatgaaagtttggctactcagcacaattcaatttaacgTCACGTCACACTTGGCACCACCAGGCCTCAATACAGCGCGAACAACCCCTCCGCTTCCAGTCCCGGACTCACAGGTCTCTCACTGAACAACGATACTGGGAAACGCCGACTTCAAACCAATGGCAACACTAGGCCCACAAAATAATTGCCGAGTCCACCACGTGGAACACCCATGTACAGTGCGGTATCACGTGTTTTGATTCCCACGCCGAGCACCTACTGAAACGCTGAGAGTACTGCCTGATATGGGCCAGGTAGCTTCTTAAATCCCCTCTGCACTGAAACAGCAATTACTAAACCTAAAACCTATACACAAAGGGACTTGGGTagcaacaaaattgaaaacacaatacaccAGACAATTAACCCGAAACACGCAaaattttcacacaaaaatagcTTACCGGAAGGGGAAAATCAATGCCCACACAGTAAAATGTTGTCTTTCTGGCTACCCATTACCCAGACTAACTTCTGGAATTCGCCAAGTAAAGACCCCTGCTGGACAGCATGAAAACGTGGCCGCACGCTTGACAAACATTCGCTACTATGACTGACCAAACCAGTATGCTAAAAATAGCCTTATCGACCAACACTCACACTACGGAAACACCTTACAAGCATAAACACCTATTTATAGACAACACCACAAAAAACaacttaaaatgaaaattaacttcatCACAGTGGCCAAggtgttcttgaaaagattctTAATGTGATTAtaacacctctggtgtgtctaggggtccatgtttgcccaactatctattttgtattgcttataggagttatgagcttgatcactgttcgttatcttcaccttgcatacaaaaCGTTGACCCCTAATATGGTCCACTTACCCCCCTGGGGTCATGGTTTGAACACATTTAAATCTGATTCTTGCATATTAACATGATTGATCATAACCATGTTGTTCTTTGGAAGACGATTGTGAAAGCTTACTATATACATCCACATTTAAAACATCGATCACTTATTGTGTGACCCAACCCTATACCCCCAGGTACAAAGCTTACTGTATACATCCACATTTAAAACATCGATCACTTATTGTGTGACCCAACCCTTTACCCCCAGgtaccatgatttgaacaaatgtaaatcaacaaaatgtcaggaagctttagtATAAATAACTTTAGTATAAATAACTTTTattgtccagtggttcttgggaatgCTACTTTTATATCATTCCACATCATTTTCTTTAATATCCTTTTAAAGGGAGCATGGTTCATCGTTAGAACCAACGTGAATCCTCTTTACGCAAAGATGGTTTATGCCAGGTTTGATTGAAAGTGTcgcagtggttctggaaaagtcgaaaatgttacAGTTTTACGGACGCCGTACAGAAGTGATCTGAAtggctcacttgagctttccgCTCGGGTAAGCTAAACACTAATGACGTAAATTACTTAGGTCCCTATCATAAATCATCGTTAACACATCCCGTCTTTTTAGTCCCGCGCGGATCTGGTTTAAAATAGGTCCTCCGCACCTCTTGTTTGTCGTAATGGAGCGgttcttcagatgagaccgtaaaaattGAGGTCCCGTGACACAACAggagtggcacgataaagattcttCCCTGCTGAAACGttataagcgtcgagcatagtcctacattttgcagtccttcaccgacaatggtgaaaTGTCCATATGGGTGTAATATCCTCGAGgtgggcgttaaacaatatttaatcaatcaatattttatgttttgtttcGAGATCGCGGGTATACTAAGGCAGACCGTGCTCAATctatgcacgtaaactgcataatttttaaaatctgtcctacacagagagagggacctattaacttttaaaaactattttggttgtttacatgagaacattttgtatcataacaacatgaaaaACATGTGTTTCCGTATGAtgtcattgcatgactgttataaatagatcacggatgtaccttaatagaaaatggaaaagtgGCACATTACCCcaggatttaaatattggtctaactggcgataatgacggtaaaatacTCATAAtttatcagaattactgatagaacCCTACCACTTTCAGTAAGAAATGATTATCAAACATTTAAGCACGACACCGTCTagcccatgttttacattttacactgATGCTAACCCTattcagttttctttaaaagttaactTAGCAGGCGATTATATCAGTAATTACCGTGaacattagtttatgacctttcacacGGTGTAATGTactacttttgcagttttatttcagtgtgtaatacaggaaaatcggatcgacatgttaaatggaatgttttccccGTTAAACAAAGTTAtcaatgaatgatatcaacataccttcataatattaataaattataagcgtttaacatatatattccatatatcacatgtcatatatttcaaataatccagatttttttttatatttacacggcacacttttaaaataaattcttcacatgtgtcaacgtcactcgatgtatagttatgacgtcatcaatttaatttcatattGATCAGACACAAATTACACGACAGCAGCAtaacatttcatatttctttggatcttagtagctgtattgtttatttcatgcataaaataaataaaacttacataaaaataaaatcgggaTTTGATATATgcttagtgatatacttatttcaattataacGTCATGTTATTCCGCGGATTTTATTtcagtaaatattttcataacctgccttaagGTACCCGCAATGAACATTGTTAATAGTTTACATAATACCCACGTGATCCTCTATGTCCACAACATCGAAAACTATGACGTCTATCATTGTGTACGGTGTGGTTAGAACTTGCTATACCGTTGATATAGCTTGCTCCAGGACATTGGTAGTAGACTGCTTGATCAAAATCATTGACATATCCTGAAATATAGATTGCACGAAAACTTTTATCCTTTAACGTTTACCATGTCTTATTttctaattaaaacaaaattgataatgAATCCACACCCATAGGAGTAAGTGAGTATGCTGCCTTTATTAATGTTAGACGTGATTCAGCTGACATtattctcttctttttttttctaaaaccgTAATTCATAACCCTAGTATACCTCGAAACTTTGTGATTCATAACCCCTAACCAATTTGTGGCGaataaattcaaactttgtCGTGTCTTCTTAACACATTATATTTCCTTACGTTCAAATACAACCTactgtgttcaaattttataaCCAAGACATAGTTTGAAATTATTTGAATAGATTTCTCCAATGAACCTTAATCAATAGATAGAGAAATAAGATGAATTAATTTTCTCTGAAGTACAATGTGATGTATATTTCTTGCTATTTGTTGTCGTTGTTTCCGAGAGTTCTGTCATGTAGAATCATTATAAAGGCATCATAAGAAGTGGATGAGCtgtcacaaatttagacctacgctCGGGATCGAACAAGTGAAAGTTCGTTGTCGTACCTACGTAATGTCAACAAAGATTTTGCTGTCAACTACATgcatgaaaagatgaagataacgaacactgaccaatctcataacacctataatGAGAACAAAATAGAGATCTGGgtaagcacggacccctggatttgctagaggtgagatcaggtgtttaagaggagtaaacatcccctgtcgatcggtcacacacTCTATATGCCCTATGTGTTAATCAGGAAAacagtaatctgtagtcaaaatcaattggTAGAGAACGACCTTACAACtgacatgaaacacgtcagacagcatttgattcaATGGGAGGtgttttggcaaactagatcgttataatgaccatagaatatgcgaaatactgacttgaaaataaattcttgaAACCTTTGTACCATCAACTGGATTGTcggtagcctgcttcgatttgaaaattgatcatacgcagaacaagcccttacgtatcaaatcaattgagagacataaacaccatatacaggtgataataaaGTATGGCttcatgaatatgggaagttgacgaaggAGAACCTGAATTCCCCCGTTTaccataaagttgagttgttagtttgctgttaacaaatacaatatgtatacCTGTGTACAAAACAGATGTTGGAGACTCTGTAATggcttttatttcgagttcatagagttaatagataaaacattgtcgatatatctaaatttcgAGTTGAGGGCTACAGCTAGAAATTGTTTCGTCTTATGTAGAATCGTatgaataaattctacctcaTTGAAATATAACcagagtaccacaaacggtatataatacgcccgtgaaaatgcttacattagggtgtttttctgaagctataatttgtagaactttgtttcaggtagtatcagccatcatcacgttatgacatacatgtacgtttttTGCATGCTATgaataaagggtcttagctGGTGACAGGAGGTAGATATACAAACTAAAAGCTCTGTGGGGAAATACATCCCCATATTCGATCAAGTTCAACAACctaaaatgtgaaagaaaattacaaaatgttgaaaatcaaaatctttgcaCTATATGTATGCACATTTTCAAGTTGTTAAAATACCCACGCTTCTagactgtgagaggagttagaAGGACGACTCATCTCTAATTCAACAACCTCTTATTTTCTTAGAAATTTacgaaaatcaaaatcttgCCGAATGCACATCTTCCAATCTCATACAAATACTTTGTAAAgtaaggtcctcacttgaaaacggTGGACGGAGAAAAAAACTACTACATCACTTCACATTAGAAGAAACCTCGACAAGTAATTCAGAAAATGAGGAAAACTACCTTAATGGACTCACTGACAGGAAATCGGAAATATGAGACAAATTTTGTTTCACCACCTACAAACTAGGATATACAAAATTAGATTCAAAATTGATATAGAAtcacaattcaatattttgcCTCTTTCaatcctgaaaaaaaaattaagaaatgtcATTCTTGGCAAAACCAAAAATCCCAAATATGTCGTGGACAAAATCAAACTTACTAGAAAATGTCATATAGAGGTACAAAAACTAGAATCCTATGTAACTAACACAAACTAAAGTTCATTACTTCAATGCAAAGCATCTCATGATTTAGGACCCGTCCAAGTAGTACTGACTGTACATTTGTACAAGCAATATAGAAAATCCTATCAAAGAATTCAGAGCACTGGGATGTTTGCAAATACCTACAAAATAAAGTTAGACAAATCTGTCACTGTCATTCATCCTCCAAAATAAAACTTTCAACTCctctaagaggtatttgatggACACTTTGAATGAAATGGAACAAAAAGGCTTCATCAGAAAAAGAAATGGACAGACAGATTAGGTAACTCATTAGTCATTattgagaaaataaaaaaactaCGATTGTGTTTAAAGCCCAATATCGCTCAATACTGGTATCAAAAGGAAACATTTTGAACTACCAACGAAAGAGAACATCACAGCTCGAATGTCTGGCGCGAAATCCATGAGCAAACTTGTTTGTAACCATATATATTGGTAAATATTATTGGTCAATGAAAGTAACCTTCTTACGAAATTTAAATCTCCATTTGGAAGATATTGTTTTGCATAAATGCCGATGGAATTGGTATTAATTTAGCTCAAGagattttccaaaaaaaaagcTATGTAACTGATTGTATAGCTCTTCAAAATACATGACGTCACCATACACCAAGTTTTCGCCAAGCCATCCCAAATACACATGATTTTACCGGAACCATCTTTAAAATGAATTAAGTCCTCAAGTAAATTATTATAGCAATACAAATATACTGATAACGAAAAGCGTGTTCTTTTCAGCGGTGATTCTGATCTCATTCAGATTGATACGCGCACATCGGTGATCCCGATATAGTGGGCTTTGTTATGGACAACGAATAAAATTTGTACCAAGGGACAAGATCAAAAGTACAATGTCTGaccaaaaataaattcacatagttttcaccaagacccccaaccccctttaaaactaaatatgatgaatgttgaaactaatcaattaacaagtaaaacataAACGTATAactaacactctgtataccttttctactgtttagtCACAAATTAAAGCGTACATTTaaactattaaatgttaattaaaatgtaatattaccACCTGCTTTGAAAAGTCGCTAAAAATTTTCTCACTAAAGtctaatcgatgtcggatgacagaaactttcGGAATTTTTTACCGCTCTTTCaataactatttgaatttagatttttatccgatcTCGATgttttgatgtaaaacttatacggtaccaattttgatgcaccagatgcgcatttcgacaaattttgtctctttagtgatgctcaaccaaaatgtttgaaatccgaaataacaatgaagttttagagccaTTATAGgcaaaacagtgtgccaaaaacagtggaatcaaattcgtttaaggaaaAGGGCTATGCGTGAAGGAGATGACCTATTTGATCTATAATCTATTAATTGgtctaatgaaaggtgaatataacgaacaatgatcaatctcataactcctacaagcaatacagtatagagagttgggcaaacacggacccctggacacaccggaggtgggatcatgtgcctaggaggagtaagcatccccttttgaccggtcacgcccgccgtgagccctatatcatgttcaggtaaacggagttatccgcagtcaaaagcagtgtgccaagaacgacttaacaatcggtatgaaacacttcatacagcatttaacccaatgataggttgtattgacgaactagatcgttataacaaccatagaatgtgcaaaatgctgacttcaatcgagactgttgaaacccctgtactatcaacttgtttgtcaatagcttacctcgatttaaaaactgactatacccagaacaatctcttgcatatcgaatcagttgagatatataagcatcatatgcaggtgacaatggaatattactacataaatgtgggaagttgacgatggagaagttgaaatcatcgcgtttgtcatacagctgagttgtcagtCTGCCGTTAATGtccactttcaataaaatatctaagtatgaagcagaagtgggcgactgtgtggtgtcctttatttcgagctcacagggatatatcaaatcgatatatgaatgaaagttaataTTTCGTTTTTtcgaaacaaacaaaaatgataaaataaccGTACCGTTTACTGTGTTATTTCTAAAGTGAAAGTTTACCTGACCAATGACAGGTGACACCTCTGCCAATGTTCAAAACTCTCCCACAGTGGAACTCATATATTCTGTCTTCATGGCCATTTTGATAAACTGACACAATTGCATCAATAGCTTGAGTCCGTGGTGCGCAATGAAAATTCAAAGTTCTATACCAATTATTCTTCAAAGTGAATGCTGCATGAATATGTAGAGCAACCCATAATCcataaaatatatgcatgtgtAACGTGTGTCCAGCCGAGCGGTCATTATACATCTGTGGACACGTTCCCAGTTACACCTGGAATTCTGCAGTGCATATGATTTACAGGAATGTCTGTTGTCTACAAGGCAAGAAACGAACTTATTCAATATGTTTACGATGAATGTTTCTGTTGATAAGCTAGCCAACCTACACTATAAGGCTTATTCAGCCCTAACATAACCAACCTACACTATAAGGCTTATTCAGTCCTAACGCAGCTAACATACAATATAAGGCTTATTCAGCTTCTCTTTTGTGCGCTTGCGGAGATCAGACTGACTTATCTGTGGTCGACCGCTGTATATATAGCATTAGTCCAGTCCATTTCACTGTAGGGAAAACAGGTTATCACCATGGCAAAACCTCATACCACCCGGTTTTCTTTTATTGGTATAACCTAAATCACCACACATAACTCTGTTTCCTGAGACTCTAGAACAAAAAAAAATGGTACtgcattatttgaaaatatttctcgtaatgaaaatatacatccCAAACGACAATAAGCCTTTTCAAGTCAAAACTTTCAGCGATACATGGATATTTATGCATTGATAGGTCTATAGTtgtcatgtacaatatatatatatatatatatatatatatatatatatatgtcgaTGCATAAATTGCTCACCTAGTTATCTGCTATCCAGACATTCATAAACTGGGTATTTTCATACTAAATAAATATGGTTTAAACATTTTGCTTTGGACATGATGCACTGCAGATTCTATTTTGCTACTTTGTagggcatactataaaacctacCCGGTCTCATTTGCCTGATCTGGACTGAAAATTGGCCTGACCCcattttggcctctaattatgtTTCATCCGAAATCTTGGTCCGGCTtcaaaagttggcctggcctcaaatcTGGTCTATATTTTTAGGGGGCTCAACCAAAACAAACCCAATTTATGCAAAGgtatgattgatttcattgatttattattggttcaAAGTCATAGCAGATAGATGATATGTTtcagttgttttgtaaatgtgcaatttaaaataatcatgaactatcATCattctgattgattttattaaatatatatattcattagtTCATTTTCTTTTCTCATCCTTacttatgtactagtacacaccAAAGAAGATTACACAAATGAAACGATTGGCATATTGATCTTTTCCCAGAATgatgatttcattgatttattttcagttaTAGGTTTTCAAAGTTATAGAAACTAGAATGTTATATGCACATTACAATAAACATGAACTTCTACTAATCTGATAGATTTTATCGATTAACTATTGGTTGGTTTATTGACAAAATGATTTCTTTTTACAGTACAATACTAAGACTTATATAGCGCACTtatcaattaaaatatataaagcgCTTTGCATAAAAAGCATTCAATTCAAAGTAAAAACAACAATGttctcaataaaaaaaatgatggtACAGGCATATGATTGTAATACACATAAATAACCCAGAATTGTCTTTTATTAAGATATTAAAagcaatatttaaaacatgagTCTTTAGATGTATCTTTAAAATGTCCAAAGATTTGGTTTGGCGTAATCCGAGTGACAAGGCCTTCCACAGTTTTGGATCGGGGTGGTCAAAACGCATGTTTCCGTGAGTCTGTGTTCTTTTCCCTTCTTAACTTGTGTACTAGTACACCAAAAAGTATACCGGTGAAACGATTggtttattgatattttctgtaTTCAATTTAATATTATCAACGTGTTGCATTTTTGTTGTCATCATAATAAACTCGACTTTAAAGGGATAATAATGGTCACTGTGTTCAATTCTTTTGAAGAATTGAATGAGTCCAAATGACTCataacaacttttttttttgtaaaatgaaaataaaaatgttatgtATTAATCttcatttatttccaaatttaagGTGATTATAATCTTAAAATTATGTCGTCTGAATATTTGCTTCCTAGATAAAAATTCAATCGGCTATACCAGCTTGGCTCCTAGTGTAACTATTGACAAATATGCAGCCATTTCAAAGTTGctaaatatcattcatatatcgtTTTTAATTATATCACAGAGGAGTAAGATGATTTAGGGCgatgattgttttcattaaaatgagCTTTGATATCTCTTTAAAAGCAGAGCACATTTAGAACAGAGCatgcatttttgttttcaatatgcAAATACCACGACATTAGTGTTACTTGTTTAATTTCCAAAACATGATAGATGAcaattttaaataatcaaaataaacacagtgaAAGTTTGCTAGTATCATAACAATAGTCAATGAACTAAGGATTTTCGTTATGTATTTTAGTGTTCATTTATCTGTAAGTGACGTAGGGTGAATACATGTTGATTAACACGTATAGggtatattataaatatttttttcttgatttcattatcaattttcattacTCATAGCACATGTGAGAAGTTCCCATGTTCAGAAGGTCTGTCCTGTCATAATAAAGGAAATGTATTTCGCCATATCAAAGAATGATGAGGAAAACTTTTGCTGATGTAGGAAATTCCATTACACCGAAACAAGGGGGTATTCCAGCATTTGCAAATAGGGCGTGTTTGattcaacataattttttttaattcctaAGCAAATATCAGATACCACCCATACTATTATCTTAAAATGGAGTAAAAATGTCATGCATCTTCAAAATCCCAAGGAGTACCTTCAATTATGTGTTCTACTTTTTAACGTTCATAGACTGCCATCAAAGTCATCTCTTGTTCTGATGATATTCTGTGCAAAGCTGTGTGGCATTTCAAACCCGTATATCACAGATTAACTTCAACCTTGACTTCCTGTCAAGATCCCTGCTATAGaattatattgtaaataatatgatatcccattaacttgtttgtttcaaatacatgtagtttaaacaTATATGAAAATCCTTAGTGTAGTTTCAATCTGTATGATTTATGGTACTATTTAGGTATAAAACtcattgtttttattaatgtcAGTGATTATTTTAAGGCgcacattaacagcaaactgacaactcaactgtatgacaaacgcgatgatttcagcttctccatcgtcaacttcccatatttatgtagcaatattccattatcacctgcatatggtgtttatatatctcaactgattcgatatgcaagtgcttgttctgcgtatagtcagtttttgaatcgaggtaagctactgacaaacacgttgatggaacaggggtttcaacagtctcgattgaagtcagcattttgcaaattatatggtccttataacgatctagttcgtcagtacaacctcgcattatGTCAAaggctgtctgatgtgtttcataccgattgttaagccgttcttggcacactgagtttgactgtggataactccgtttacctgatcaggatatagggctcacggcgggtgtgaccggtcaacaggggatgcttactcctcctaggcacctgatcccacctctggtgtgtccaggggtccgtgtttgcccaactatctattttgtattgcttatatgagttatgagattgatcactgttcgttatcttcaccttgcatttacaaaacaagagcaacatatcatttatctgcTATGGCTCTTAAAACCTAAacccaataataaatcaaaatttttgtattttgaaacaaattCTAGAGGCCGAATTTGGGGTCAGGCAAACGTTGGAGGCCAGTTAACTTTTGGATGGATGGAGCATAATCAGAGACAAAAATTGGAGGAAATCTTGAGGACAGGAAGGCCAATGGGCCAagccaggttttatagtatgccccCTTTAGTGTAGAGAATTTGAGCAGAATGGAAACATTGTATTGTAGATTTCCTTTCTACATGACATTACTCAAATCTAAGCACTTACATAATggttgaattaaaaataacaaccTCAACATAAGTAATCGCGTTGGAGACAAATACAATGTGGCGTTTTCCTCTGTATGTCGATGGCAGGTACGTGCATAtgtgtgtttcatttgtacataCTAGTAGGAGTCTCGTTTATCTCTATTCATGACTCATAATTAATACCcgttacagatatatatatagaactgtttgtaaagaattttatttttcttagaTAATGTAATGTTCGAGTTCAGCGGATGACAGTGACATTTGGGAACTATAAAACCTTGGTCCGGGTGAGCTGAGAAATACTAATAAAACACGTGTTACTGCAGTAAATGATCATACCACGCATTGTACTTaaaatattgtatcaatatcACTATCGAGTGGAAATACAATCTTTACCCTATTAGTAAATACTAAAAATATTCACATTGGTGCACGTCATACAATATGGGGACAGTTGATGAATATAGCTTCGTTAGTATTGAATGAAACTAAAATGATATTATTTTACTTAACAACCACCTGTCGGTGGAAACATCAGGAGGTAGGCGGAACATGACATTTCAACTCCTACTCAACACAGAATTGATTAGATATAACACGATCATTCATATAGGACTTttattgacaaaaaaaaaaaaaaagaagaccaAACAACGTTAATCAAACTTTCTATAGAAATTGTATAAACAGGTTTATCAACCTTTTCTGATTCAAAGAAATTGGATAGCTTATGTATGGTACTTTTAGGCTTGGGTGTGTAAAATGCCGAGTGTAGTGAAAGTCAAAATGTAGTACGTGGTGTTGTGTGTTTGCAAGCTTATCACCATGTTGACATATAAATG
Above is a genomic segment from Ostrea edulis chromosome 3, xbOstEdul1.1, whole genome shotgun sequence containing:
- the LOC130053165 gene encoding hemagglutinin/amebocyte aggregation factor-like; the encoded protein is MYNDRSAGHTLHMHIFYGLWVALHIHAAFTLKNNWYRTLNFHCAPRTQAIDAIVSVYQNGHEDRIYEFHCGRVLNIGRGVTCHWSGYVNDFDQAVYYQCPGASYINGIASSNHTVHNDRRHSFRCCGHRGSHYHYKRCYWTNWLKNYDQTVAFFVPRGFVLRGVNNFRSNHNKGRRFRFEVCKLK